Below is a window of Streptomyces sp. WMMB303 DNA.
GAAGCTCCCGATGACGACGATGAGAGCGGACAGCCCTCCCAGGAGCAGGGCTGTCCTCAGCCCGTTGTGCCGGCGGTGCACGGTACGCCCTCCAGATGGTGCTGCGGAGCCCTGACGCGGGCAGACCTTCCGCCCTCAGCAACCCCGTCCAGTGGACCCTCCCTTTTTCGTCAACGGAGAGCGGGCGTTCTCAGTTCCCCCGGGTGTGCCCGTCGGTGTTCCGGCCGGGGTTCTCGTCGGCACAGCGGCAGCGGGCCGGCCGGGCGGTCCCGTCGGCACAGCGGCAGCGGGCCTGTGGGCAGCGCGACGGCGCTGCCGCGGCGTTTCCCGGCGGCGCGGCGTCCCCGCCGCCGCGCGGTCAGAAGAGCGCGGCGGTGGTGAACCGGAGCACGAGCTGCGGCGCCCCGGAGGAGGCCAGTGCGAGCGCCCCGGTCAGCGCGAGGGTCGCGGTGAGCGGGGCGGAGAGCCGCGGGAAGGCCGAGGGTGTCCGCTCCCGGTCCGCGGTGGGGCGGAAGAGCAGCGCGGTCCAGGTGAGGTAGTAGACGAGCGCGACCACGACGTTGAGCGCCATGACGACGGCGAGCCAGCCCAGCCCCGCGTCCACGGCGGACTGGAAGACGGCGACCTTGGCGAACAGGCCGACGACGCCCGGGGGCAGTCCGGCCAGACACAGCAGGAAGAACGCGAGGGCCGCGGCGGCGACCGGACGGGTGTGGACCAGGCCGCGGAAGTCCTCGAGGCGACCGTCCGCACCGGATGGCCGGATCGCGGCGACGACGGCGAAGGCGCCCAGGTTCACGACGGCGTACATCAGCGCGTAGGCGAGCGTGGTGCCGACTGCCCGGTCCGGCTCGTCCGCGTACCCGGCGGCGGCGATGGGGACCAGCAGATAGCCCGCCTGTCCGACCGAGGACCAGGCGAGCAGCCGGACGGCTCCGTGCGCCCGGTCGGTGCGCTGCCGCAGCGCGCCCAGGTTGCCGACGCTCATGGTCAGCGCGGCGAGCACGGCGAGCGCAGGCCCCCAGGCGTCCGCGTACGAGGGGAAGGCCCGCACGGCGACCAGGATCAGCCCGGAGAAGCCCGCTGCCTTGCCGATCACCGACAGGTAGGCGGCCACCGGCACCGGGGCGCCCACATAGGTGTCGGGAACCCAGAAGTGGAAGGGCGCCGCGGCGGTCTTGAAGGCGAAGCCGACCATGGTCAGCGCCACGCCGGTGGCCGCGAGAGTGCTCAGCCGGCTGTCGGTCCCGGGCAGCGCCTCGGCGACGGTGCTCAGGTGCATGCTGCCGGTGGCCGCGTAGACGAAGCTGACGCCCAGCAGCATCACGGCGGTGGCGACCACGGACGACAGGAAGAACTTCAGCGCCGCCTCGGACGAGAGCCGCTCGCCGCGCCGGAGACCGACCAGCGCGAAGGCCGGGAGCGAGGCGACCTCCAGGGCGACGACGAGCGTCGCCAGGTCGCGCGCGGCAGGCAGCAGCGCGGCACCGGCGGCCGAGGAGAGCAGCAGGAACCAGAACTCCCCCGCGGGCAGCCGCTCCCGGCGGACCGCGGTGATGGACAGCAGTGCGGTGACGAAGGCGCCGCCCAGGACGAGGAGCTGCACGGTGAGGGTGAAGGTGTCGGCGACGTAGCTGCACGCGCGCGTGCCGGAGGTGAGGCAGAAGGTGGCGCGGTCCTCGCCGACGAGCGGGACGAGGGCCAGCCC
It encodes the following:
- a CDS encoding NADH-quinone oxidoreductase subunit N; this encodes MIALPMTALAAEHAAHGLTRTAPRTHLAQGAGLVQSIDWAAVAPPALVAVAALVVLVAELFLAERHKGLLGVVSAAALALAGLALVPLVGEDRATFCLTSGTRACSYVADTFTLTVQLLVLGGAFVTALLSITAVRRERLPAGEFWFLLLSSAAGAALLPAARDLATLVVALEVASLPAFALVGLRRGERLSSEAALKFFLSSVVATAVMLLGVSFVYAATGSMHLSTVAEALPGTDSRLSTLAATGVALTMVGFAFKTAAAPFHFWVPDTYVGAPVPVAAYLSVIGKAAGFSGLILVAVRAFPSYADAWGPALAVLAALTMSVGNLGALRQRTDRAHGAVRLLAWSSVGQAGYLLVPIAAAGYADEPDRAVGTTLAYALMYAVVNLGAFAVVAAIRPSGADGRLEDFRGLVHTRPVAAAALAFFLLCLAGLPPGVVGLFAKVAVFQSAVDAGLGWLAVVMALNVVVALVYYLTWTALLFRPTADRERTPSAFPRLSAPLTATLALTGALALASSGAPQLVLRFTTAALF